The Chthoniobacterales bacterium genome includes a window with the following:
- a CDS encoding asparagine synthase-related protein — protein sequence MRDLALPTQPVSDDNKVLLAWDGRLDNRSSIAAACEWHDEGVEDAPLVAKAYSALGPALWSRLIGDYALACWDPVTRQLYLARDPFGTRPLYYYIDDSMAIWCSELSYFVEHFGGAPELDKEYLASYLLATEDHGKTPYRGIFAIRPGHVTCISEQNVSHRRFWSAESCDEVRLESDADYEARFRELFTQSVERRLTMPGVSIAELSGGLDSSSIVCVADQLSGVLGKDVGKIATVSYLYDGSRTSDERRFIREVEQFREARTLFLEDHNIVRLSPSMAFRPSCLELFHDMFAGLQRTLESLGASSLLSGFGGDQVTLNEEVLCPDLISLMKRGKPFAAFRAAKNWANAHKATTMELLWTGLVGPLMSICLRRPQIPSTIFPRSWMGPVLVERLGRPERGVNRQPAGLLFDVVRGQQRKLLDEAISFTSQCYYREQGCCDVSYPFLDRCLVEFLIGIPAGQKLRPTESRSIHRRAMKGVLPEAIRLRKSKQGPDESLLRGLSRTWSDLVHMFSDAEVSKLGYIHGESFLRELFRAKHGLCSATPSLLRVLSLEFWLRGRERRSTDRTKSALDAFSSGGCRDLNGLSLRPRIDLSNDDRKEVKHN from the coding sequence ATGAGGGATCTGGCGTTGCCGACTCAACCGGTGTCCGATGACAACAAGGTTCTTCTCGCATGGGATGGACGTCTTGATAACCGATCGAGTATTGCAGCGGCCTGTGAATGGCATGACGAGGGGGTCGAAGACGCTCCGTTAGTGGCGAAGGCATATTCAGCCCTAGGGCCGGCGCTGTGGTCGCGTCTCATAGGTGACTACGCACTAGCCTGTTGGGATCCGGTAACCAGACAATTATATCTGGCGCGAGATCCGTTCGGCACCCGACCATTATATTATTACATTGACGATTCGATGGCGATTTGGTGTTCGGAATTAAGTTATTTCGTAGAGCATTTCGGAGGCGCCCCAGAACTTGATAAGGAATACCTCGCCAGCTATCTCCTGGCGACTGAAGACCATGGCAAGACTCCTTACCGTGGTATTTTTGCCATACGGCCCGGTCATGTCACGTGCATTAGCGAGCAAAATGTGAGTCACCGCCGTTTCTGGAGTGCTGAGTCATGCGACGAGGTAAGATTGGAAAGCGACGCCGATTATGAGGCTCGCTTTCGAGAGTTGTTCACTCAAAGCGTGGAGCGACGATTAACAATGCCCGGCGTGTCGATCGCCGAGCTAAGTGGCGGCTTGGATTCTTCGTCCATTGTCTGCGTCGCCGATCAGTTATCTGGAGTGCTGGGGAAGGACGTCGGGAAAATCGCAACCGTCTCTTACCTTTACGACGGATCGCGAACATCGGACGAGCGACGGTTCATCAGGGAAGTCGAGCAGTTCCGAGAAGCGAGGACGCTCTTTCTCGAAGATCACAATATAGTGCGGCTGTCTCCGTCAATGGCATTCCGACCGAGCTGTCTCGAGCTCTTTCACGATATGTTTGCAGGATTGCAGAGAACTCTCGAATCGCTGGGCGCTTCGAGCCTGTTATCTGGCTTCGGAGGGGATCAAGTAACCCTGAACGAGGAGGTCCTTTGCCCGGACCTAATTTCTCTGATGAAGCGAGGGAAACCGTTCGCAGCTTTCCGCGCAGCCAAAAACTGGGCTAATGCGCACAAAGCCACCACGATGGAGTTGCTCTGGACAGGCCTGGTCGGGCCGCTGATGTCTATTTGCCTACGGAGACCGCAAATACCTAGCACCATTTTCCCGAGGTCGTGGATGGGCCCTGTTCTAGTGGAGCGCCTGGGGCGACCGGAGCGTGGAGTGAACAGGCAGCCCGCTGGACTACTATTCGACGTTGTGCGCGGACAACAACGTAAACTGCTTGATGAGGCGATTTCCTTTACGTCCCAATGCTATTACCGCGAGCAAGGATGTTGTGATGTTAGCTATCCATTCCTAGACAGATGCCTTGTCGAATTCCTAATCGGCATTCCGGCCGGCCAAAAACTTCGCCCGACCGAATCCCGATCCATTCATCGCCGGGCCATGAAAGGCGTTTTGCCGGAGGCCATACGATTACGTAAAAGCAAACAAGGTCCGGATGAGTCACTATTGCGGGGTCTGTCCCGTACTTGGTCCGACTTAGTGCACATGTTTAGCGATGCCGAAGTCTCCAAACTGGGCTACATCCACGGAGAATCATTCCTCCGCGAACTCTTTCGAGCAAAACATGGACTCTGCAGTGCAACGCCGTCATTGCTGCGCGTCCTTTCGTTGGAATTTTGGCTGCGCGGGCGCGAACGGCGCTCGACCGACAGAACCAAGTCGGCGTTAGACGCGTTTTCGTCAGGCGGATGCCGAGACCTAAACGGGCTAAGTCTCCGCCCTCGGATAGATTTATCAAACGACGACCGAAAGGAGGTGAAACACAATTGA
- a CDS encoding lasso peptide biosynthesis B2 protein, with amino-acid sequence MTIFETSHCNPRERQDSPRDSEENGCQIWRTCSHLRSIVDPDGGLVLDLSTGRFHSLNRTSAVVWKALRDNPEGADSNELLRAMTAAFGPNPGMGDDLHGLLQAFEHKGLVQRYPANDGTLDSFPRTPEIREKSMEKDGAVANPLQMPPKTEFDRAGSQVWWTSAAWLGFLVVNLILWMGGFPRLHQALSWLSATRRIGEPSQKKISTICGAVNRAAALYLRKSWCLQRAAVTFSLLRLAGMPAEFVIGCRRLPFYCHAWIEVHRFVVNDNARVKGLYPELDRF; translated from the coding sequence ATGACCATTTTCGAAACGTCGCATTGCAACCCGCGCGAACGCCAAGACAGTCCGCGAGATTCAGAGGAAAACGGGTGCCAAATTTGGAGAACGTGTTCGCATCTTCGATCGATCGTCGATCCGGATGGCGGCCTCGTGTTAGACCTTAGCACCGGTCGTTTCCATAGTCTTAATCGCACGAGCGCCGTGGTCTGGAAAGCCCTACGCGACAATCCTGAAGGCGCGGACTCCAACGAACTTTTGCGAGCCATGACGGCCGCTTTCGGACCGAATCCGGGAATGGGTGACGACCTCCATGGACTCCTCCAGGCCTTCGAACATAAAGGGCTCGTGCAGCGTTATCCAGCCAATGATGGAACCCTAGATTCGTTTCCGAGAACACCAGAGATCCGAGAGAAATCGATGGAAAAGGATGGCGCTGTTGCCAATCCACTCCAAATGCCACCCAAAACTGAATTTGATCGAGCCGGCAGCCAGGTGTGGTGGACAAGCGCAGCATGGCTAGGCTTTCTGGTCGTTAATCTGATTCTCTGGATGGGAGGATTTCCACGTCTGCACCAAGCGCTGAGCTGGCTATCTGCAACGCGGCGAATCGGCGAGCCCTCGCAAAAGAAAATCTCGACTATTTGTGGCGCGGTGAACCGAGCTGCCGCGCTTTACTTACGCAAATCATGGTGCCTGCAACGTGCGGCTGTCACTTTTTCGCTTCTTCGGCTTGCCGGCATGCCCGCGGAATTTGTAATTGGCTGTCGACGGCTGCCCTTCTATTGCCACGCCTGGATCGAGGTTCATCGATTTGTCGTTAACGACAACGCTCGTGTGAAAGGCTTGTACCCCGAGCTAGATCGGTTTTGA
- a CDS encoding PQQ-dependent sugar dehydrogenase gives MIRSPDLTQHRNYFMRTVHSSEHCSRNLTMRIRSARVCVLVVTMRLVISVGRAGSAENLNTITADATSTPISDCTPATQIDQKLENSPSPNHSVHRGDWTEDAPGVRHRIAVTELSPTPETSPTMNRPHIVARPPGAQLHVPRNFKIEEFAVGLSYPRFLLPAPNGDIFVTESDINTVKVLRDTDGDGKCDMTEIFADTGMKDPFGIAFYPPGPEPQFLYVANTNGIVRFPYRVGDTKARGPIEKLGAELSGGGLLPGGGHWTRCIVFSSDGKKMYVGVGSFSDISDNAKEADRARIFEFNPDGTDRKVFAWGLRDPVGIAFRPDTNELWMSANERDDLGDDLVPDFISRVQRDGFYGWPWYYIGNHEDPRHKGKHPELASKVLVPDVLVQSHSATLNLCFYDGAQFPSEYKGDIFAAFHGSYNRTRRTGYKIVRVPFDKATGKARGDYEDFVTGFVTPDGDVWGRPVGITIAKDGSLLFSEDGNKTIWRVSYPRK, from the coding sequence ATGATTCGTTCCCCTGATTTAACGCAGCACCGAAATTATTTCATGCGAACCGTACATAGTTCCGAGCATTGTTCTAGAAATCTTACCATGAGAATCCGCTCTGCCCGTGTGTGTGTTTTAGTCGTCACGATGAGATTGGTGATCTCCGTCGGGCGAGCAGGTTCCGCGGAAAACCTAAACACTATAACTGCCGACGCGACGAGTACGCCGATATCAGACTGTACTCCAGCTACTCAAATCGACCAAAAACTCGAAAATAGCCCTTCTCCAAATCATTCTGTACACCGCGGCGATTGGACCGAGGATGCTCCAGGCGTTCGCCATAGGATAGCGGTCACGGAACTGTCACCGACTCCGGAAACGTCCCCGACGATGAACCGTCCACACATCGTTGCTCGTCCTCCAGGCGCCCAACTTCATGTTCCGCGCAATTTCAAAATTGAGGAATTCGCGGTTGGCCTCTCTTACCCACGATTCCTGCTGCCTGCTCCCAATGGCGACATCTTCGTCACGGAGAGCGACATAAATACAGTAAAAGTTCTACGGGACACTGACGGCGACGGAAAATGCGACATGACCGAGATTTTTGCGGATACCGGCATGAAAGATCCCTTTGGGATTGCTTTTTATCCGCCTGGACCTGAGCCGCAATTCCTCTATGTCGCCAATACCAACGGGATCGTTAGATTTCCTTATCGAGTCGGGGATACCAAGGCGCGGGGACCGATTGAAAAACTTGGCGCGGAACTTTCAGGCGGTGGATTGCTACCTGGGGGCGGACATTGGACCCGTTGCATCGTCTTCTCCTCCGACGGCAAAAAGATGTACGTCGGGGTAGGTTCGTTTTCGGATATTTCCGATAATGCGAAGGAAGCAGATCGGGCGCGCATTTTCGAATTCAACCCGGATGGAACAGACCGGAAAGTATTCGCGTGGGGACTTCGGGACCCTGTCGGAATTGCCTTCCGCCCTGATACCAACGAGCTTTGGATGAGTGCGAATGAGAGGGATGACCTCGGTGACGATCTTGTGCCGGACTTTATCAGCCGGGTGCAGCGAGACGGATTCTACGGATGGCCGTGGTATTATATTGGTAATCACGAGGATCCACGGCACAAAGGGAAACACCCCGAACTAGCTAGCAAAGTTCTCGTCCCCGACGTCTTGGTTCAAAGTCATTCCGCAACTCTAAACCTTTGTTTCTACGATGGCGCACAATTCCCGTCGGAATATAAAGGCGACATCTTCGCGGCCTTTCATGGTTCCTACAATCGAACCCGGCGAACCGGTTATAAAATCGTTCGCGTTCCTTTTGACAAAGCAACGGGTAAAGCCCGTGGCGATTATGAAGATTTCGTCACTGGGTTCGTCACACCGGACGGAGACGTTTGGGGCCGGCCGGTTGGAATCACGATTGCCAAAGATGGCAGTCTTCTGTTCAGCGAGGACGGGAACAAAACGATTTGGCGGGTTAGCTATCCACGGAAATGA
- a CDS encoding TIR domain-containing protein, which translates to MSAPAVAPPSRRPLARLYDFVFGFDYFISHRWRDAHLYAVQLAAKLEPEFHCFLDSKDFAKGLHWTVEGKRALTRTSILILVLSPEIFDSEPVLEEVCYFQAHKPANRLIAIDPGGLFARTAPDHPLIAAIGETRLRIDEPAGALQAGPSAALVDTLRQDFDLVKQNTRRARVLAGAVSVLAVLLAAAIAAAVYASHQQRLAEKARDRESSARAAAEGLIGQILGDLRDDLIPLGKSDLMEKATAAAERYYEVFPEADRHTSEREQSVAMWIERGDSHALQGRQQTARHCFDEALRIATALAAEQPASFDRARDEAFARARVANSLRKLDQPEEALAAYEKCLAALQILRARQPDNAELRRYESACHGEMGDALADLGRMDEAQRRYEQCVVGLKKLVADTGAKSAFRDPLALARLRLGGHLIETGKFGEAKTAFLALHTLLEDLGRERPDDIPLRALYAAALEKLGYVHYRLGDLRAAREWFEKHHDLARTMLATDTKNKAWRRQAAVAESWMGELALAEGSRMSARESFEAARELLVTLAEAEPMNGGLQNDLATNYEKLADVAEAPDDAVAALEKALTIQQRLTSRFPRSSEYAVGVVIYQRRLGDTQRSAHHWDDAAARYEAARRECRAVLARLPSLIPAHREHAHILLGLGETALAQNRASEARAALLEARQEFDALAAANRLDATDERFRVRLIERLENLPTSEESK; encoded by the coding sequence ATGAGCGCACCGGCGGTCGCCCCGCCAAGCCGCAGGCCGCTCGCGCGGCTTTACGACTTCGTCTTCGGCTTCGACTATTTTATTTCACATCGGTGGAGGGATGCGCATCTCTACGCTGTGCAACTCGCGGCGAAGCTCGAGCCCGAATTTCATTGCTTTCTCGATTCAAAAGATTTCGCCAAGGGCCTGCACTGGACGGTTGAAGGCAAGCGCGCGCTGACTCGCACGAGCATCCTCATCCTGGTTCTCAGTCCGGAGATTTTCGATTCTGAGCCGGTGCTGGAGGAGGTGTGTTATTTCCAAGCACACAAGCCGGCAAATCGTCTGATCGCCATCGACCCCGGCGGCCTCTTTGCCAGGACGGCCCCCGATCATCCGTTGATCGCGGCCATTGGCGAGACGCGTCTGCGCATCGACGAGCCCGCCGGGGCGTTGCAGGCCGGACCCTCCGCGGCGCTCGTCGATACGCTGCGCCAGGATTTCGACCTCGTGAAACAGAACACGCGCCGCGCGCGTGTGCTCGCCGGAGCTGTGAGCGTGCTCGCAGTGCTGCTCGCCGCCGCGATCGCCGCCGCCGTTTACGCTTCGCACCAGCAGCGGCTCGCGGAAAAGGCCCGCGACCGCGAAAGCTCGGCGCGCGCAGCGGCGGAGGGCTTGATCGGACAGATTCTCGGCGACTTGCGCGACGATCTCATCCCGCTTGGAAAATCTGATCTGATGGAAAAGGCCACTGCCGCCGCCGAGCGCTACTATGAGGTTTTTCCGGAAGCCGACCGACACACAAGCGAACGGGAGCAAAGCGTGGCGATGTGGATCGAGCGTGGCGACTCTCACGCATTGCAAGGCCGGCAGCAAACCGCACGGCATTGTTTCGATGAAGCTCTGCGCATCGCCACCGCGCTTGCTGCTGAGCAACCGGCGAGCTTCGACCGCGCACGTGACGAAGCGTTTGCCCGCGCGCGGGTCGCCAACAGCCTGCGCAAGCTCGATCAGCCGGAAGAAGCGCTCGCCGCCTACGAAAAATGCCTCGCGGCCCTGCAGATCCTTCGCGCGCGCCAGCCGGACAACGCCGAACTGCGCCGCTACGAAAGCGCCTGTCACGGCGAGATGGGCGACGCGCTTGCCGATCTCGGCCGGATGGATGAGGCGCAACGGCGTTACGAGCAATGCGTTGTCGGCCTCAAGAAGCTGGTCGCCGACACTGGCGCAAAAAGCGCGTTCCGTGACCCGCTCGCGCTGGCGCGGCTGCGCCTTGGCGGCCACCTCATAGAGACCGGAAAATTTGGGGAAGCAAAGACTGCCTTCCTCGCGCTGCACACGCTGCTGGAAGACCTCGGCCGCGAGCGGCCCGACGACATCCCGCTCCGCGCGCTCTACGCCGCCGCGTTGGAGAAACTCGGCTACGTCCATTACCGCCTTGGCGACCTCCGCGCCGCGCGCGAGTGGTTTGAGAAGCATCACGATCTTGCGCGGACGATGCTTGCCACCGACACGAAGAACAAGGCATGGCGCCGCCAGGCCGCCGTCGCGGAATCGTGGATGGGCGAGCTCGCGCTGGCGGAAGGCAGCCGCATGTCCGCCCGCGAATCCTTCGAGGCCGCTCGCGAGCTTCTCGTCACCTTGGCCGAGGCCGAGCCGATGAATGGCGGGCTGCAAAACGACCTCGCCACGAACTACGAAAAGCTCGCCGACGTCGCGGAAGCGCCGGACGACGCCGTCGCTGCGCTCGAAAAGGCACTCACCATCCAGCAGCGCCTCACCAGCCGCTTCCCGCGATCGTCGGAGTATGCCGTCGGCGTTGTCATCTACCAGCGCCGGCTCGGAGATACCCAGCGTAGCGCCCACCACTGGGATGATGCCGCTGCGCGCTACGAGGCCGCGCGCCGCGAATGCCGCGCCGTGCTCGCTCGGCTGCCCTCTCTGATCCCCGCCCACCGCGAGCACGCGCACATCCTGCTCGGCCTCGGCGAAACCGCGCTTGCTCAGAACCGCGCGAGCGAAGCCCGCGCCGCGCTCCTCGAAGCGCGCCAGGAATTCGACGCCCTCGCCGCCGCAAACCGCCTCGACGCCACCGACGAGCGTTTCCGCGTCCGCCTCATCGAGCGGCTCGAAAACCTGCCAACCAGCGAAGAATCGAAGTGA
- a CDS encoding tetratricopeptide repeat protein has product MDRRFRVFISSTTHDLRSYRDAAAKIVREEKKLEGIDEGTFATMEYRAVRRHLWELIQISDAVIFLIGWQFGGEPAERPANVPRRSFAQLEWDFARVLGKPCHVFFASESCPFDQPVWIEPDEVRLLQREHRDSIGGVMAGGLWHHFGSLEELERLIRAIDFPTLAPQRPRKVCALPFAAMGALFVGREADLTALDGQLGVQGATAALVPAQTIHGLGGIGKTRLAVEYAWAFADRYSTLLFVSAETPEVLALNLSRLARPEALALSEPEEDNESRQLELVLHWLERETGWLLILDNADSPDAAAAVREVLPRLSGGRVIITSRLASWNAGVQKLALGVLSEVASVAYLLGKCLTRLETENDGEAVAALARDLGGLALALEQASAFINLHGLSFAEYRERWAREDAAVRAWFDEDLMRYPRSVATTWETSFAELGDDARALLRLLCWVSTDPAPRGLFRTEAAARVIAARLASARSKPLPALKELADYSLLQRAGKDSVQIHRLVQEVTRARLPEPAERHAWLSDCIHLVDAYATGDPHDPQTWVVWDPLRPHVLSAVSWAEKANLFEPAGRLLSQLGVLLLRKAVHVESADCMRRALRLRARHFGPRSAEVAGIEGNLGTVSERLDQLAEAELHYQRALAIFEERQLGESADAANVLNNLAALYVSMNRFDEAAAISDRAVTLDRKLLPPGSPKLAPGLSNRGSLLWRLGRFVEAEAAYREALAITEQQHGSAYPEASTIRSNLGLLLQDLGRFQEAEESFRESLEADTAIFGAGHPAVGRDCNNLALLLRLRGKLSEAENLLRETLEKDQRTFGDKHSEVADGYSNLGLVLTDMGRDEEAEQCFRRALAIDEEVHGASHLRVAIVCLNLSFVLRNRGDLAGAMTLGQRALDIQTSKLGEDHPEVASTWNNLGRLAQLDGRLPLARAALRHAMSIDRKAFGRRHSRLGTRLNNLAHIYWQEGRLDRAERLYRAALIADRATHGPAHPEIAVDLYNYAELLRARGRVDEARARHAEAVEIARLFLTGDAERTDLRLRGIVDKWETSTTP; this is encoded by the coding sequence ATGGATCGGAGATTTCGCGTCTTCATCAGTTCCACAACCCATGATTTGCGCAGCTACCGCGATGCAGCGGCAAAGATCGTTCGCGAGGAGAAGAAGCTTGAAGGCATCGATGAGGGGACATTTGCGACCATGGAGTATCGTGCCGTGCGTCGCCATTTGTGGGAGCTGATTCAAATCAGCGACGCGGTGATCTTTTTGATCGGCTGGCAATTTGGGGGCGAACCGGCGGAGCGGCCGGCCAACGTGCCGCGTCGCTCATTCGCGCAGCTCGAATGGGATTTTGCTCGGGTGCTTGGCAAGCCGTGTCATGTGTTTTTCGCGTCGGAAAGCTGTCCCTTCGACCAGCCCGTCTGGATTGAACCAGACGAAGTGCGTTTGCTTCAACGCGAGCATCGCGATTCGATCGGAGGCGTGATGGCCGGTGGTCTTTGGCACCATTTCGGATCGTTGGAGGAGCTGGAGCGTCTGATCCGGGCCATCGATTTTCCTACGCTCGCGCCGCAACGACCGCGCAAAGTTTGCGCGCTCCCGTTCGCGGCGATGGGTGCGCTGTTCGTCGGACGCGAGGCGGATTTGACCGCACTGGACGGTCAGCTCGGCGTGCAGGGAGCGACCGCGGCGCTCGTGCCTGCGCAGACGATTCACGGGCTCGGAGGAATTGGTAAGACGCGGTTGGCGGTGGAATATGCGTGGGCATTTGCCGACCGCTATTCCACGTTGCTCTTCGTTTCAGCTGAAACACCGGAAGTGCTCGCGCTAAACCTGAGCCGGCTGGCGCGGCCCGAAGCGCTCGCGCTCTCTGAACCCGAAGAAGACAACGAGTCGAGGCAACTGGAACTCGTTCTTCATTGGCTCGAACGCGAAACGGGTTGGCTGCTTATCCTCGACAACGCTGATTCGCCAGATGCGGCTGCCGCCGTTCGCGAGGTGCTGCCCCGGTTGAGCGGCGGCCGGGTGATCATTACCAGCCGCCTTGCGAGTTGGAACGCGGGTGTGCAAAAGCTCGCCTTGGGCGTGCTCAGCGAGGTGGCGTCGGTGGCATATTTATTGGGCAAATGCCTGACACGACTTGAAACCGAGAACGACGGAGAGGCCGTGGCCGCGCTCGCGCGCGATCTCGGTGGGTTGGCGCTAGCGCTCGAGCAGGCGAGCGCTTTCATTAATCTCCACGGCCTGAGCTTTGCCGAATATCGCGAGCGCTGGGCGCGCGAGGATGCCGCGGTGCGCGCGTGGTTCGACGAAGATTTGATGCGTTATCCGCGCAGCGTGGCAACGACATGGGAGACCAGTTTCGCCGAGCTTGGCGATGACGCGCGCGCCTTGCTTCGGTTGCTTTGCTGGGTTTCCACCGATCCCGCGCCGCGCGGCCTTTTCCGCACTGAGGCAGCGGCCCGGGTGATCGCCGCGCGGCTGGCTAGCGCGCGGTCGAAACCGCTGCCCGCTTTGAAAGAGCTGGCGGACTATTCGCTGCTTCAGAGGGCCGGAAAAGACTCGGTGCAAATTCACCGTTTGGTGCAGGAAGTCACCCGGGCACGATTGCCCGAGCCTGCGGAGCGACACGCGTGGCTGTCGGATTGTATCCATCTCGTCGATGCCTACGCAACCGGTGATCCGCACGATCCACAGACTTGGGTGGTTTGGGATCCACTGCGCCCGCATGTGCTATCCGCAGTTTCGTGGGCGGAGAAAGCAAACCTGTTTGAACCTGCTGGCAGGCTGTTGAGCCAGCTCGGGGTGTTGCTGCTGCGCAAGGCGGTTCATGTGGAATCCGCGGACTGCATGCGGCGGGCCCTTCGACTACGCGCGCGTCATTTCGGCCCGCGTAGCGCGGAGGTCGCGGGTATCGAGGGGAACCTTGGAACCGTTTCGGAGCGGCTTGATCAACTAGCGGAAGCGGAATTGCACTACCAGAGGGCGCTAGCAATCTTCGAGGAGCGGCAGCTCGGCGAGAGCGCGGATGCGGCCAACGTGTTGAACAATCTTGCCGCGCTCTACGTGAGCATGAATCGCTTCGACGAAGCGGCCGCCATCTCGGATCGAGCCGTGACGCTTGATCGGAAGCTGCTGCCACCAGGGAGTCCAAAACTCGCTCCGGGCCTGAGCAATCGAGGCAGCCTGCTCTGGCGTCTCGGTCGCTTCGTGGAAGCAGAAGCGGCGTATCGCGAAGCGTTAGCGATCACCGAGCAGCAACATGGAAGCGCCTATCCCGAGGCATCCACGATTCGCAGCAACCTCGGTCTTTTGCTCCAAGACCTGGGCCGATTTCAAGAGGCCGAAGAGTCATTCCGTGAATCACTGGAAGCCGACACGGCCATCTTCGGCGCGGGTCATCCAGCGGTCGGCCGCGATTGCAACAATCTCGCGCTGCTTTTAAGATTGCGGGGAAAGCTAAGCGAGGCGGAGAACCTGTTGCGCGAGACGCTCGAAAAGGACCAGCGCACCTTCGGCGACAAGCACAGCGAAGTTGCCGACGGTTACAGCAATCTCGGACTCGTGCTTACCGACATGGGGCGTGACGAGGAAGCAGAGCAATGTTTCCGCCGTGCCCTCGCCATCGACGAGGAAGTGCATGGCGCCTCGCATTTACGCGTCGCCATCGTCTGCTTGAACCTTTCGTTTGTGCTGAGAAATCGAGGGGACTTGGCGGGCGCGATGACGCTTGGCCAGCGCGCGCTGGACATCCAGACCTCGAAACTGGGGGAAGATCATCCCGAAGTCGCTTCAACATGGAATAATTTAGGCCGGCTCGCGCAACTCGACGGCCGGCTTCCGCTCGCCCGGGCCGCTTTGCGTCATGCCATGTCCATCGATCGCAAAGCTTTTGGGCGCCGTCATTCGCGGCTTGGCACACGCCTAAACAATCTCGCGCACATTTACTGGCAGGAGGGGCGGCTCGATCGCGCCGAGCGCCTGTATCGCGCAGCCCTCATCGCGGATCGCGCGACGCACGGTCCCGCGCATCCTGAAATCGCGGTCGATTTGTATAACTACGCCGAGTTGCTGCGCGCTCGCGGTCGGGTCGACGAAGCTCGCGCTCGGCACGCGGAAGCCGTGGAAATCGCGCGGTTATTTCTAACGGGCGACGCGGAACGTACCGACCTGAGACTGCGCGGGATTGTGGATAAATGGGAGACTTCGACGACGCCATGA
- a CDS encoding toll/interleukin-1 receptor domain-containing protein, with the protein MSLPVRRYRAFISYRHLDNREENRHWAQWLHDRLEGYLVPHDLVRIRRQSDPDFPDSLYPIFRDEKELRPGGNLAALIEDALTRSDALVVLCSPRSAQSPWVKREIIEFKKRGLAERIIVVVIAGEPGAIAAWEDRREGDPNRECLPLALRFGVPLARGADDRCAIDWRKPFEESLRIDLRAPGLGGEGFTNAAAYRQALERADQRLAEERRRTKKQLRASEENYQRTLHEAVLKIIAGVLRVDLGELTRRDIAARSQRLRRALYLAVAVLVAVGLFAAAAVYQNYRRQTLLREASGADHVRAVELLREEKWSDALAYLARALRYWPENPAASGQLWLCLRYGRAASSPVPEPPLLLPGHANTLSWSATGN; encoded by the coding sequence ATGAGCCTGCCTGTCCGCCGTTACCGCGCCTTCATTTCCTACCGGCACCTCGATAATCGCGAGGAGAACCGCCACTGGGCGCAATGGCTGCACGACCGGCTCGAAGGCTATCTCGTGCCGCACGACCTCGTGCGGATCAGGCGGCAAAGTGACCCGGATTTTCCCGATTCGCTCTACCCCATCTTTCGCGACGAGAAAGAGCTGCGGCCCGGCGGCAATCTGGCGGCGCTCATCGAAGACGCGCTGACGCGGAGCGATGCGCTGGTCGTGCTTTGCAGCCCGCGCAGCGCACAGAGCCCTTGGGTGAAGCGGGAAATCATCGAGTTCAAGAAGCGTGGGCTGGCGGAGCGCATCATCGTCGTGGTGATCGCGGGCGAACCGGGTGCGATAGCCGCGTGGGAGGATCGTCGCGAGGGCGATCCCAACCGGGAATGTCTGCCACTCGCCTTGCGGTTCGGCGTTCCGCTGGCGCGAGGCGCCGACGACCGTTGCGCGATCGACTGGAGGAAGCCATTTGAGGAATCGTTGCGGATCGACCTGCGCGCGCCCGGTCTAGGCGGCGAAGGTTTCACGAACGCCGCCGCTTATCGCCAGGCGCTCGAGCGAGCCGATCAGCGTCTTGCCGAAGAGAGGCGGCGGACGAAAAAACAACTGCGCGCGTCCGAGGAAAACTATCAACGCACCTTGCACGAAGCAGTGTTGAAGATTATCGCCGGTGTTCTCCGTGTCGATCTCGGCGAGCTGACCCGTCGTGATATCGCCGCGCGCAGCCAGCGTTTGCGCCGGGCGCTGTATCTTGCCGTAGCAGTGCTTGTGGCCGTGGGCCTCTTCGCCGCGGCGGCCGTCTATCAAAATTATCGCCGTCAGACTTTGTTGCGCGAGGCGAGCGGTGCCGATCATGTGCGAGCAGTGGAATTGCTCCGGGAGGAAAAGTGGTCCGATGCCCTCGCGTATCTTGCCCGGGCGTTGCGCTACTGGCCGGAAAATCCCGCCGCCTCGGGTCAACTTTGGCTTTGCCTGCGCTACGGGCGCGCGGCGTCCAGCCCGGTACCGGAGCCGCCATTGTTACTGCCCGGGCATGCCAACACCCTGAGCTGGAGCGCGACTGGAAACTAG